A single Mixta calida DNA region contains:
- the rnz gene encoding ribonuclease Z, with protein sequence MQLTFLGTCAGTPSLQRNVTSIALTLSHRGDCWLFDCGEATQHQFMRSALKPGKLQKIFITHLHGDHIFGLPGLLTSRSMGGIPEPLTIYGPPGLRQFVETALSLSGSFVTYPLEIVEIAAGELFDDGAIKVTAFSLNHVLPCFGFRIEQHDKPGFLDAEKLRADNVPRGPWFQQLKQGQSVTLEDGRVIHGRDYLGPSTPGKKLAIFGDTAPTENALALAAEVDVMVHETTLEAAMEEKANGRGHSTTVQAATAARDARAKRLIATHFSSRYRSEDMPRLLAECQAIFPNTELARDFAVFEV encoded by the coding sequence ATGCAACTGACTTTTCTTGGCACCTGTGCTGGCACGCCCAGCTTACAGCGTAATGTGACTTCTATCGCCCTGACGCTTTCTCATCGCGGCGACTGCTGGCTGTTTGACTGCGGCGAGGCCACGCAACACCAGTTTATGCGCAGCGCCCTGAAACCGGGCAAACTGCAAAAAATCTTTATCACGCACCTGCACGGCGATCATATTTTCGGCCTGCCGGGACTGCTGACCAGCCGCTCGATGGGCGGCATCCCTGAGCCGCTGACGATTTACGGGCCGCCAGGGCTGCGCCAGTTTGTCGAAACCGCGCTGAGCCTGAGCGGGTCGTTTGTCACCTATCCGTTGGAGATCGTTGAAATCGCGGCGGGCGAACTGTTCGACGACGGCGCGATCAAGGTCACGGCCTTTTCGCTGAATCACGTCTTGCCCTGCTTCGGCTTTCGCATCGAACAGCATGACAAGCCGGGTTTTCTCGACGCGGAAAAACTCAGGGCGGACAACGTGCCGCGCGGCCCCTGGTTCCAACAGCTGAAACAGGGCCAGAGCGTCACGCTGGAGGATGGCCGCGTTATTCATGGCCGTGACTATCTTGGCCCCTCGACGCCGGGTAAAAAGCTGGCGATATTCGGCGACACCGCGCCGACCGAGAACGCGCTGGCACTGGCGGCGGAGGTAGACGTGATGGTGCATGAAACCACGCTGGAGGCGGCAATGGAGGAGAAAGCCAACGGACGCGGCCATTCCACTACCGTACAGGCGGCGACCGCCGCCAGAGACGCGCGCGCCAAACGGCTTATCGCCACTCATTTCAGCTCACGCTATCGCTCTGAGGATATGCCGCGCCTGCTGGCGGAGTGCCAGGCGATTTTCCCTAACACCGAACTGGCGCGCGATTTTGCCGTCTTCGAGGTATAA
- a CDS encoding Hcp family type VI secretion system effector, translating into MDELYLRLQGITGESKDNLHQGWIDLKGYSWGLESHGAENNGTVNFHNLTVHALLDKATPAMITYASKKTLISKAELAICRAGSEHKEFCRITIENVRIAAIRMGDSGIASEVTYELEADKVQFQYWEQTSKGGRGAETRTTWNIKEHHA; encoded by the coding sequence ATGGATGAACTATATTTACGTTTGCAGGGTATTACCGGGGAATCTAAAGATAATTTGCATCAAGGCTGGATTGATTTAAAAGGATATAGCTGGGGACTGGAAAGTCATGGGGCGGAGAATAACGGAACCGTTAATTTTCATAATCTCACGGTTCACGCCTTGCTTGATAAAGCGACTCCGGCAATGATTACTTACGCATCAAAAAAGACTCTGATAAGTAAAGCGGAACTGGCAATATGTCGCGCCGGGAGTGAGCATAAAGAATTTTGCCGCATTACGATAGAAAATGTACGCATAGCCGCTATTCGCATGGGGGATTCGGGCATTGCTTCAGAAGTAACTTACGAGCTGGAAGCCGATAAAGTGCAGTTTCAATACTGGGAGCAGACCTCAAAAGGCGGGCGCGGCGCGGAAACGCGTACAACCTGGAATATAAAAGAGCACCACGCATAA
- a CDS encoding 23S rRNA (adenine(2030)-N(6))-methyltransferase RlmJ, whose protein sequence is MLSYRHSFHAGNHADVLKHTVQSLIITALKEKDKPFLYLDTHAGAGRYQLSGEHAERTGEYLEGIARVWQQEDLPEELAPYISCVKALNHGPTLRYYPGSPLIARHLLREDDKLELTELHSSDFPLLRSEFQKDSRARLARADGYQQLKAKLPPPSRRGLILIDPPYEMKSDYQAVVKGIQEGYRRFSTGVFALWYPVVLRQQIKRMIHELEATGIRRILQIELAVRPDSDRFGMTGSGMIVINPPWKLEQQMQNVLPWLHRVLVPAGTGHTSVNWIVPE, encoded by the coding sequence ATGCTTAGTTACCGTCACAGTTTTCACGCTGGCAACCACGCCGATGTGCTGAAGCACACCGTTCAAAGCCTGATCATCACCGCGTTGAAAGAGAAGGATAAACCTTTTCTTTATCTGGATACGCACGCTGGCGCTGGCCGTTATCAGCTGAGCGGCGAGCATGCGGAGCGCACCGGTGAGTATCTGGAAGGCATCGCCCGCGTCTGGCAGCAGGAGGATTTGCCGGAGGAGCTGGCGCCTTATATCAGCTGTGTGAAGGCGCTGAATCACGGCCCGACCCTGCGCTATTATCCTGGCTCGCCGCTGATCGCCCGCCATCTGTTGCGTGAAGACGATAAGCTGGAGCTGACGGAGCTGCATTCGAGCGATTTTCCGCTGTTGCGCAGCGAGTTTCAGAAGGACAGCCGCGCGCGTCTGGCGCGCGCCGACGGCTATCAGCAGCTGAAAGCGAAGCTGCCGCCGCCGTCGCGTCGCGGCCTGATTCTGATCGATCCGCCTTATGAGATGAAAAGCGATTATCAGGCGGTGGTAAAAGGGATTCAGGAAGGCTATCGCCGTTTCAGCACCGGCGTGTTCGCGCTCTGGTATCCGGTGGTGTTGCGTCAGCAAATTAAGCGCATGATTCATGAGCTGGAAGCCACCGGCATTCGTCGTATTCTGCAAATTGAGTTGGCGGTGCGCCCGGACAGCGACCGTTTCGGCATGACCGGTTCCGGCATGATTGTGATTAACCCGCCGTGGAAGCTGGAGCAGCAGATGCAGAATGTGCTGCCATGGCTGCATCGCGTACTGGTGCCCGCAGGCACCGGTCATACCAGCGTTAACTGGATCGTTCCAGAGTAA
- a CDS encoding CPBP family intramembrane glutamic endopeptidase translates to MWYLLAAALLALLFFRPAAKPLLLATLALALWQQALLWPGLLLLAGLTLVAWLRTHYAHHVRLMPLFEAVLAAGAVALTLHLAPGFHNQPVVVHAQAGPLSAPFTFYYNLDKALVPFILLACLPTLVQAPASPPRSRFAWPLLIAAIPALLLVATLAGGLRIEPHFPAWLGAFALANLFFVSLAEEALFRAWLQQRLRQRFGAWPALLVAALVFGLAHFAGGPLLIFFATLAGLLYGLAWQWSGRLWVATLVHFAFNLTHLLLFTYPVLQR, encoded by the coding sequence ATGTGGTACTTACTGGCGGCGGCGCTGCTGGCGCTGCTTTTTTTCCGTCCTGCGGCGAAGCCGCTGCTGCTGGCGACGCTGGCGCTGGCGCTCTGGCAGCAGGCGCTGCTGTGGCCGGGTCTGCTGCTGTTAGCGGGCCTGACGCTGGTCGCCTGGCTGCGCACGCACTATGCGCATCACGTTCGGCTGATGCCGCTGTTTGAAGCGGTGCTGGCGGCAGGCGCCGTCGCGCTGACGCTGCATCTCGCGCCCGGCTTTCATAATCAGCCGGTCGTGGTTCATGCCCAGGCCGGTCCGCTCAGCGCGCCCTTTACATTTTACTACAATCTGGATAAGGCGCTGGTGCCCTTTATTCTGCTGGCCTGTTTGCCGACGCTGGTGCAGGCGCCCGCTTCCCCACCGCGCTCGCGTTTCGCCTGGCCGCTGTTGATCGCCGCGATTCCCGCGCTGTTATTGGTGGCGACGCTGGCGGGCGGGCTGCGCATTGAGCCGCACTTTCCGGCGTGGCTGGGCGCGTTCGCTCTGGCGAATCTGTTTTTCGTTTCGCTGGCGGAAGAGGCGCTGTTCCGCGCCTGGCTGCAACAGCGGCTGCGTCAACGATTCGGTGCATGGCCCGCGCTGTTGGTCGCCGCGCTGGTGTTTGGCCTGGCGCATTTCGCGGGCGGCCCGCTGCTGATTTTTTTCGCTACGCTGGCGGGGCTGTTGTATGGGCTGGCCTGGCAGTGGAGCGGCAGGCTATGGGTCGCGACGCTGGTGCATTTCGCCTTTAATCTGACCCATCTGCTGTTGTTCACTTATCCGGTGCTGCAACGCTAG
- the prlC gene encoding oligopeptidase A: protein MTNPLLTSFTLPPFSAIQPEHVVPAVEQALQACRDVVEKVVAQGAPYTWDNLCQPLAEVDDRLGRIFSPVSHLNSVKNSPELRQAYEQTLPLLSEYSTWVGQHEGLYQAYRNLKEGENYAQLSLAQKKAVDNALRDFELSGIGLPKEKQQRYGEIAARLSELGSTYSNNVLDATMGWSKLITDESELAGMPESAMAAAKAQAEAKGQEGWLLTLDIPSYLPVMTYCDNQALREEMYRAYSTRASDQGPNAGKWDNGPIMAEELALRHELAQLLGFDSYAHKSLATKMAQSPSQVIDFLTDLAQRARPQAEKELERLRAFAKQEHGIDELQPWDLTYYGEKQKQHLYAISDEQLRPYFPEERAVNGLFEVVKRIYGISAKERKDVDVWHPDVRFFDLYDEDGELRGSFYLDLYARENKRGGAWMDDCVGMMRKADGSLQKPVAYLTCNFNRPVNGKPALFTHDEVTTLFHEFGHGLHHMLTRVDVPGVSGISGVPWDAVELPSQFMENWCWEPEALAFISGHYETGEPLPQALLDKMLAAKNYQAALFILRQLEFGLFDFRLHTEFDPAKGAQILETLAEVKKLVAVVPSPSWGRFPHAFSHIFAGGYAAGYYSYLWADVLAADAYSRFEEEGIFNRETGQSFLDNILTRGGAEEPMELFKRFRGREPQLDAMLEHYGIKG, encoded by the coding sequence ATGACCAATCCATTATTGACCTCGTTTACCCTTCCCCCTTTTTCCGCCATTCAGCCTGAACACGTAGTCCCTGCCGTTGAGCAAGCGCTGCAAGCGTGCCGCGACGTGGTAGAAAAAGTAGTGGCGCAGGGCGCGCCCTACACCTGGGACAACCTGTGCCAGCCGTTAGCGGAAGTAGACGATCGTCTGGGGCGTATCTTTTCGCCGGTAAGCCATCTCAACTCGGTGAAAAACAGCCCGGAACTGCGCCAGGCTTATGAACAAACGCTGCCGCTGCTTTCAGAGTACAGCACCTGGGTCGGCCAGCATGAAGGCCTCTATCAGGCATATCGCAACCTGAAAGAGGGCGAAAACTACGCGCAGCTGAGCCTCGCGCAGAAAAAAGCGGTCGATAACGCTCTGCGCGACTTCGAACTGTCCGGCATCGGTCTGCCGAAAGAAAAACAGCAGCGCTACGGTGAAATTGCCGCGCGTCTCTCTGAACTTGGCTCCACCTACAGCAACAACGTGCTGGACGCTACCATGGGCTGGAGCAAGTTAATCACCGACGAAAGCGAACTGGCCGGCATGCCGGAAAGCGCCATGGCCGCGGCGAAAGCGCAGGCGGAAGCGAAAGGGCAAGAAGGTTGGCTGTTGACGCTCGATATCCCAAGCTATCTGCCGGTTATGACCTACTGCGACAACCAGGCGCTGCGTGAAGAAATGTACCGCGCCTACTCGACGCGCGCCTCCGATCAGGGGCCGAACGCCGGAAAATGGGATAACGGCCCGATTATGGCGGAAGAACTGGCGCTGCGTCATGAGCTGGCGCAGCTGCTCGGCTTCGACTCCTACGCCCACAAATCACTGGCGACCAAAATGGCGCAAAGCCCGTCGCAGGTGATCGACTTCCTGACCGACCTGGCGCAGCGCGCTCGTCCGCAGGCGGAAAAAGAGCTGGAGCGCCTGCGCGCCTTCGCTAAACAGGAACACGGCATTGACGAACTACAGCCGTGGGATCTCACTTACTATGGCGAAAAACAGAAACAGCACCTCTACGCCATCAGCGACGAACAGCTGCGACCCTACTTCCCGGAAGAACGCGCGGTCAACGGCCTGTTCGAGGTGGTAAAACGCATTTACGGCATCAGCGCTAAAGAGCGCAAGGATGTCGACGTCTGGCATCCTGACGTGCGCTTCTTTGACCTCTACGACGAAGATGGCGAACTGCGCGGCAGCTTCTACCTCGATCTCTACGCGCGTGAAAACAAACGCGGCGGCGCCTGGATGGACGACTGCGTCGGTATGATGCGTAAAGCGGACGGCAGCCTGCAAAAACCGGTTGCCTACCTGACCTGTAACTTTAACCGTCCGGTGAACGGCAAACCGGCGCTGTTTACCCATGACGAAGTCACCACGCTGTTCCATGAGTTCGGACACGGCCTGCATCACATGCTGACGCGCGTCGACGTGCCGGGCGTTTCCGGCATCAGCGGGGTGCCGTGGGATGCGGTCGAGCTGCCGAGTCAGTTTATGGAAAACTGGTGCTGGGAGCCAGAAGCGCTGGCGTTTATCTCCGGCCATTACGAAACCGGCGAGCCGCTGCCGCAGGCGTTGCTGGATAAAATGCTGGCGGCGAAAAACTATCAGGCGGCGCTGTTTATCCTGCGTCAGCTGGAGTTCGGCCTGTTCGATTTTCGTCTGCATACCGAATTCGATCCGGCCAAAGGCGCGCAGATCCTTGAAACGCTGGCGGAAGTGAAAAAGCTGGTGGCGGTGGTGCCGAGTCCGTCCTGGGGCCGCTTCCCGCACGCCTTCAGCCATATCTTCGCTGGCGGCTACGCAGCGGGTTACTACAGCTACCTGTGGGCGGACGTGCTGGCGGCGGACGCTTACTCCCGCTTTGAGGAAGAGGGCATCTTCAACCGTGAAACCGGCCAGTCGTTCCTCGATAACATCCTGACGCGCGGCGGCGCCGAAGAACCGATGGAGCTGTTCAAACGCTTCCGCGGCCGCGAGCCGCAGCTGGATGCGATGCTGGAACACTACGGCATTAAAGGATAA
- the rsmJ gene encoding 16S rRNA (guanine(1516)-N(2))-methyltransferase RsmJ, with product MKIGLIDESGTGDGALSVLADRWGLEQDEQATMALVMTPEHLELRKRDEPKLGGIWVDFVGGAMAHRRRFGGGRGEAVAKAVGIKSGYLPDVVDATAGLGRDAFVLAAIGCRVRMLERHPVVAALLEDGLRRGYQDAEIGGWLQARLTLLHASSLTALEDIAPAPDVVYLDPMYPHRQKSALVKKEMRVFQSLVGADMDADGLLLPARRLAKKRVVVKRPDYAPPLAGVATQSAVTTKSHRFDIYPPLAD from the coding sequence GTGAAAATTGGTTTAATTGATGAATCAGGCACCGGAGACGGTGCCTTATCTGTTTTAGCCGATCGCTGGGGGCTGGAACAGGATGAGCAAGCGACGATGGCGTTGGTGATGACGCCGGAGCATCTGGAGCTGCGCAAACGCGACGAGCCGAAGCTGGGCGGCATCTGGGTCGATTTCGTCGGCGGGGCGATGGCGCACCGGCGACGTTTCGGCGGCGGACGCGGCGAGGCGGTGGCGAAGGCCGTCGGCATCAAAAGCGGCTATCTGCCTGACGTGGTGGACGCCACCGCCGGGCTGGGGCGCGACGCCTTCGTGCTGGCGGCGATCGGTTGTCGGGTGCGGATGCTGGAGCGGCATCCCGTCGTGGCGGCGCTGCTGGAGGACGGCCTGCGTCGCGGCTATCAGGATGCGGAAATCGGCGGCTGGCTACAGGCGCGGCTGACGCTGCTGCACGCCTCCAGCCTGACGGCGCTGGAAGATATCGCGCCGGCGCCCGATGTGGTCTACCTCGATCCGATGTATCCGCACCGGCAGAAAAGCGCGCTGGTGAAAAAAGAGATGCGGGTGTTTCAGTCTCTGGTGGGCGCGGATATGGATGCGGACGGCCTGCTGCTGCCAGCGCGCCGTTTGGCGAAAAAGCGGGTCGTGGTGAAACGGCCCGACTATGCGCCGCCGCTGGCGGGCGTTGCCACGCAATCGGCGGTTACCACTAAAAGCCACCGTTTCGATATCTACCCGCCGCTGGCGGATTAA
- the uspA gene encoding universal stress protein UspA translates to MAYKHILIAVDLSPESKLLVEKAVSLARPYDAKISLIHVDVNYSDLYTGLIDVNLGDMQKRISEETHHALTELSQGAGYPVSETLSGSGDLAQVLVEAIKKYDVDLVVCGHHQDFWSKLMSSARQLINTVHIDMLIVPLRDEDDE, encoded by the coding sequence ATGGCTTATAAACATATTCTGATTGCCGTTGATCTCTCACCGGAAAGCAAACTGCTGGTCGAAAAGGCGGTTTCCCTGGCGCGCCCGTACGACGCCAAAATCTCCCTGATTCATGTCGACGTGAATTATTCCGACCTTTATACCGGTCTGATTGACGTTAATCTCGGCGATATGCAGAAGCGTATATCGGAAGAAACGCATCATGCGCTGACGGAGCTGTCGCAGGGTGCGGGCTATCCGGTGAGCGAGACGCTGAGCGGCAGCGGCGATCTGGCGCAGGTGCTGGTTGAGGCGATCAAGAAGTATGATGTGGATCTGGTGGTGTGCGGCCATCATCAGGATTTCTGGAGCAAGCTGATGTCTTCGGCGCGCCAGCTGATTAATACGGTGCATATCGATATGTTGATTGTGCCGCTGCGCGATGAGGATGATGAGTAA
- the uspB gene encoding universal stress protein UspB, with amino-acid sequence MISTVALFWALCVVCLINMARYFSSLRALLIVLRGCDPLLYQYVDGGGFFTAHGQPSKQVRLVRYIWKRHYLDHHDEEFIRRCERVRGQFVLTSSLCAMVAISLVGLAIWH; translated from the coding sequence ATGATTAGCACCGTCGCGCTTTTCTGGGCTTTATGCGTTGTCTGTTTAATCAACATGGCACGCTATTTTTCATCGCTGCGTGCGCTACTGATTGTGCTGCGCGGATGCGATCCTTTGCTCTACCAGTACGTGGACGGCGGAGGATTTTTCACCGCGCACGGCCAGCCGAGCAAACAGGTGCGGCTGGTTCGGTATATCTGGAAGCGGCACTATCTGGATCATCATGACGAAGAATTTATCCGCCGCTGCGAACGGGTACGCGGACAGTTCGTTCTTACTAGCTCGCTCTGCGCGATGGTGGCGATTAGTCTGGTAGGCCTGGCGATTTGGCACTAG
- the pitA gene encoding inorganic phosphate transporter PitA gives MLHLFAGLDFNTGLLLVLALLFVLFYEAINGFHDTANAVATVIYTRAMRAQLAVVMAGVFNFFGVLLGGLSVAYAIVHLLPTDLLLNVGSAHGLAMVFSMLLAAIIWNLGTWYFGLPASSSHTLIGAIIGIGLTNALLTGTSVVDALNIPKVINIFASLILSPIIGLVVAGGLIFLLRRYWSGTKKRRRIHMTPADREKEDGKKKPPFWTRIALIVSAIGVSYSHGANDGQKGIGLIMLVLIGVAPAGFVINMNASGYDITRTRDAVNHLEQYYQQHGDTLQHIVQLAPPALPTPEEAAGAPHEFHCDSARAMMAINRTQAMLNNLSGYDALSVEQRSHLRRLLLCISDTAEKAAKMPEVSAEDKRFLGKLKGDLLNTVEYAPVWIIVAVALALSLGTMVGWRRVATTIGEKIGKKGMTYGQGMSAQVTAAVSIGVASYTGMPVSTTHILSSSVAGTMLVDGGGVQSRTIKNIALAWVFTLPISILLSGSLYWVALKFI, from the coding sequence ATGCTACATCTATTTGCTGGTCTCGATTTTAATACCGGCCTGTTATTAGTACTTGCTCTGCTGTTCGTGCTGTTTTATGAAGCCATTAACGGTTTTCATGACACCGCTAACGCAGTAGCGACCGTGATTTACACGCGTGCGATGCGCGCGCAGCTGGCCGTTGTGATGGCCGGGGTGTTTAACTTTTTTGGTGTGTTGTTAGGTGGTTTAAGCGTTGCTTATGCCATTGTTCATCTGCTTCCAACCGACCTGCTGTTGAATGTCGGTTCGGCGCACGGGTTGGCTATGGTCTTCTCCATGCTGCTCGCCGCAATTATCTGGAACCTGGGAACCTGGTATTTTGGTCTGCCTGCGTCCAGCTCCCATACGCTGATTGGCGCTATCATCGGTATCGGCCTGACCAATGCGCTGCTTACCGGCACCTCCGTGGTGGATGCGCTCAATATCCCCAAGGTGATCAATATCTTCGCGTCGCTGATCCTTTCGCCGATTATCGGCCTGGTGGTAGCGGGCGGATTGATTTTCCTGCTGCGTCGTTACTGGAGCGGCACGAAAAAACGTCGTCGTATTCATATGACGCCGGCCGATCGCGAGAAAGAAGACGGCAAGAAGAAGCCGCCGTTCTGGACGCGTATCGCGCTGATCGTTTCCGCTATTGGCGTAAGCTACTCGCACGGCGCCAATGACGGCCAGAAAGGCATTGGCTTGATCATGCTGGTGCTGATCGGCGTCGCGCCTGCCGGTTTCGTGATCAATATGAACGCTTCCGGCTATGACATCACGCGCACCCGCGATGCGGTCAACCATCTGGAGCAGTATTATCAGCAGCATGGCGACACGCTGCAGCATATTGTCCAGCTGGCGCCGCCTGCCCTGCCGACGCCGGAAGAAGCGGCGGGCGCGCCGCATGAGTTCCATTGCGACAGCGCACGCGCCATGATGGCGATTAACCGTACCCAGGCGATGCTGAATAATCTGTCGGGCTACGATGCGCTTAGCGTGGAGCAGCGCAGCCATCTGCGTCGTCTGTTGCTGTGCATCTCCGATACGGCAGAGAAAGCGGCCAAGATGCCGGAAGTTTCCGCGGAAGATAAACGCTTCCTCGGCAAGCTGAAGGGCGATCTGCTGAATACGGTTGAGTACGCGCCGGTCTGGATTATCGTAGCGGTCGCGCTGGCGCTCTCACTGGGCACGATGGTCGGCTGGCGTCGCGTCGCCACTACCATCGGCGAGAAGATTGGCAAGAAAGGCATGACCTACGGCCAGGGGATGTCCGCTCAGGTGACGGCGGCCGTTTCTATCGGCGTCGCCAGCTATACCGGGATGCCGGTTTCCACGACGCACATCTTGTCGTCATCGGTGGCTGGCACCATGCTGGTCGACGGCGGCGGCGTTCAGAGTCGCACGATTAAGAATATCGCGCTGGCCTGGGTCTTCACACTGCCGATCTCCATTCTGCTTTCCGGCTCCCTGTACTGGGTCGCCCTGAAGTTTATCTGA
- a CDS encoding BaiN/RdsA family NAD(P)/FAD-dependent oxidoreductase, producing MEKYDVIIIGAGAAGLFCAAQAGQRGRRVLLIDNGKKPGRKILMSGGGRCNFTNLYTEPAAYLSHNPHFCKSALARYTQWDFIGLVNQYGIAYHEKTLGQLFCDDSAQQIVDLLMAECEKGQVTLRLRSEVIAVSRDEAGYRVQLNGAEAQAEKLVIASGGLSMPGLGASPFGYRLAEQFGLRIHPTRAALVPFTLHKPLLEQLQTLSGVSLPTVIEAADGTRFKEAMLFTHRGLSGPSVLQISSYWQPGEYVTINLSPEQDLDAFINEEREARPNQSLKNTLAKPLPKRLVEVLQALGVVPEVTLKQLNGKQQRELTETLHHWRIQPNGTEGYRTAEVTLGGVDTTQLSSKTMEARDVPGLYFIGEVVDVTGWLGGYNFQWAWSSAWACAQAL from the coding sequence GTGGAAAAGTATGACGTTATCATTATAGGCGCAGGGGCCGCCGGGCTGTTTTGCGCAGCGCAGGCCGGGCAGCGTGGCCGCCGGGTATTGCTGATTGATAACGGCAAAAAACCGGGCCGAAAAATACTGATGTCCGGCGGCGGCCGCTGCAATTTCACCAATCTCTATACCGAGCCTGCCGCCTACCTGTCGCATAACCCCCATTTCTGCAAATCAGCGCTGGCGCGCTACACGCAGTGGGACTTTATCGGCCTGGTGAACCAGTATGGCATCGCTTACCACGAAAAAACGCTGGGCCAGCTGTTCTGCGACGATTCAGCGCAGCAGATCGTCGACCTGCTGATGGCGGAATGCGAAAAGGGACAGGTCACGCTGCGTCTGCGCAGCGAAGTGATCGCGGTTAGCCGCGATGAGGCGGGCTATCGCGTACAGCTCAACGGCGCGGAAGCGCAGGCGGAAAAGCTGGTGATCGCCAGCGGCGGCCTGTCGATGCCGGGCCTGGGCGCCTCGCCGTTCGGCTATCGGCTGGCGGAGCAGTTCGGCCTGCGTATCCACCCGACGCGCGCTGCGCTGGTGCCTTTTACCCTGCACAAGCCACTGCTGGAGCAGTTACAAACCCTGTCGGGCGTATCGCTGCCGACGGTGATTGAGGCGGCCGACGGCACGCGCTTCAAAGAGGCGATGCTGTTTACGCACCGCGGCCTTTCCGGGCCGTCGGTGCTGCAAATCTCCAGCTACTGGCAGCCGGGCGAATATGTCACCATCAACCTGTCACCCGAACAGGATCTCGATGCCTTTATTAATGAGGAACGCGAGGCGCGCCCGAACCAGAGCCTGAAAAATACCCTGGCGAAGCCGCTGCCGAAACGGCTGGTAGAGGTATTGCAGGCGTTGGGCGTGGTGCCGGAAGTGACGTTAAAGCAGCTTAACGGCAAACAGCAGCGCGAGCTGACCGAAACGCTGCACCACTGGCGCATCCAGCCTAACGGCACAGAAGGCTACCGCACGGCGGAGGTGACGCTGGGCGGCGTCGACACGACCCAGCTCTCTTCAAAAACCATGGAAGCGCGCGACGTGCCGGGGCTTTATTTTATCGGCGAGGTGGTAGACGTCACCGGCTGGCTTGGCGGCTATAACTTCCAGTGGGCGTGGAGTTCCGCCTGGGCCTGCGCGCAGGCGCTGTAG
- a CDS encoding winged helix-turn-helix domain-containing protein has product MQPVYIINDVIYFCPEKKKLSIRRVETKEITLTQPAARCLEILLKTDGIVLQKELYDFAWGENGRNVSPNTLYQNISLIRRGLNQLQPEAGRWVITVPRKGFKIEQSITLVHSDDESPPQPEPTEAVKRLPGETDAFSALSPLLKPCLLVLPIALLLLFIFFILPVNTDVQTTINNYHKLEDIGECQLYVYKEKKVPLEAVNNMVHNYIDCLHYPYVYIVHNQPAKNIVLVSCQNPLTHDESACPSL; this is encoded by the coding sequence ATGCAACCGGTCTATATTATTAATGATGTAATTTACTTTTGCCCTGAAAAAAAGAAACTCTCTATTCGCAGAGTTGAAACAAAGGAAATTACCTTAACGCAGCCTGCCGCGAGATGCCTTGAAATCTTGCTTAAAACCGATGGTATAGTTTTACAGAAAGAGCTTTATGATTTTGCCTGGGGGGAAAATGGTCGTAACGTTTCGCCCAATACGCTGTATCAAAATATCTCGCTTATTCGGCGCGGCCTTAATCAACTGCAGCCTGAAGCTGGCCGCTGGGTTATTACGGTGCCGCGCAAAGGGTTCAAAATTGAACAGTCTATTACTCTGGTGCACAGCGACGACGAATCGCCACCACAGCCTGAGCCAACCGAAGCCGTTAAACGTTTACCTGGCGAGACTGATGCGTTTAGTGCTCTGTCTCCGCTGCTTAAGCCATGTTTACTGGTATTGCCGATCGCTTTACTGTTGCTCTTTATTTTCTTCATCCTTCCGGTTAACACCGATGTTCAGACAACAATTAACAACTACCATAAGCTGGAAGATATAGGAGAGTGTCAGCTGTACGTTTATAAAGAGAAAAAAGTGCCGCTGGAAGCAGTCAATAACATGGTGCATAATTACATTGACTGTCTACATTATCCCTATGTCTATATTGTTCACAACCAGCCGGCGAAAAACATTGTACTTGTTTCCTGCCAAAATCCGCTGACTCATGATGAATCTGCCTGCCCCTCCTTGTAG